The following are from one region of the Oscarella lobularis chromosome 3, ooOscLobu1.1, whole genome shotgun sequence genome:
- the LOC136184625 gene encoding syntaxin-16-like — protein sequence MFVTHVSLLKMAHPRRERLVLRSHTEVFLRLRASAISAKQSPYSEDGDDRVALVQRSEDVEAARYVKKDAHKLPPDWTSSIDSISKDITTIKQKMINLGELHDKHLNRPSLDDTQEEQEIEILTKNITEAFHRCQKAIRALGNQSKNGTPEEQRMAKNVVSSLALSLQDLSVSFRKGQSHYLRRMKNREEHLFDMSVPTSFGQSAVMAEEDIPEDELYDRGFTDQQLTLVGDNTAIIEERDKQIQSIVQSISELNEIFRDLADMVVEQGTILDRIDYNVEEASSSVERGLEQLEKAEKSQKKSRKTLCIIVLAVIVVALLVGYIIFKTTKK from the exons ATGTTTGTAACGCACGTTAGCCTACTGAAAATGGCTCATCCGAGACGAGAACGACTGGTTCTAAGGAGTCACACCGAAGTTTTTCTGCGACTGAGAGCGAGTGCCATCAGCGCAAAACAGTCGCCTTACTCCGAAGAC GGAGACGATCGCGTTGCTTTAGTACAGAGGAGCGAAGATGTCGAAGCAGCACGTTACGTTAAAAAGGACGCTCACAAACTTCCTCCAGACTG GACGTCTAGCATTGATTCG ATTTCGAAAGACATAACAACGATCAAGCAGAAAA TGATCAACCTGGGGGAGCTACATGACAAGCACCTAAATCGTCCCAGTCTGGATGACACTCAAGAGGAGCAGGAGATTGagatattgacgaaaaaTATAACCGAG GCGTTTCATCGCTGTCAGAAGGCCATTCGCGCATTGGGAAATCAAAGCAAGAATGGAACCCCCGAGGAGCAGAGAATGGCTAAGAACGTGGTGTCTTCTCTTGCTCTAAGTCTTCAGGACTTGTCCGTCTCCTTTCGAAAAGGCCAATCACATTACCTGCGAA gGATGAAGAATAGGGAGGAGCATCTGTTTGACATGAGCGTTCCTACGTCTTTCGGTCAAAGCGCCGTGATGGCGGAGGAGGATATTCCAGAAGACGAGCTCTACGATCGA GGATTCACTGATCAACAGCTCACGCTAGTAGGAGACAACACTGCTATAatcgaagaaagagacaaaCAAATACAATCCATAGTACAATCGATTTCAGAGCTCAATGAAATTTTTCGAGATTTAGCAGACATGGTAGTTGAACAG GGAACAATACTGGATCGAATTGACTACAATGTCGAAGAAGCATCATCAAGCGTCGAACGAGGCCTGGAGCAACTggaaaag GCTGAAAAATCCCAAAAGAAATCGCGCAAGACACTGTGCATTATTGTCCTAGctgtcatcgtcgtcgctctcctggTGGGATACATCATtttcaagacgacgaaaaagtaG
- the LOC136184628 gene encoding proteasome subunit beta type-5-like, with the protein MALLIDEHKCRSSADCLQWNNDSRLIDEAEHVDVRPLKPGGPFALPAHESPIDFLKRFSDDGDGNVKIRFEHGTTTLAFKFEHGVIVAVDSRATAGSWIASQTVKKVIEINPYLLGTMAGGAADCSFWERDLAYRCRLYELRNGERISVAAASKVLLNTLNYFRGMGLSVGTMICGWDKKGPGLYYVDSGGQRLTHHVFSVGSGSTYAYGIIDSTYRWDMSVEEAYDLGKRAIYHATHRDAYSGGVVNLYHVKETGWIKVSQTDVAVLHYQYAEEKMKK; encoded by the exons ATGGCGTTGCTCATCGACGAACACAAATGCAGATCGAGCGCCGATTGTCTACAATGGAACAATGACAGCAGGTTGATCGACGAGGCGGAGCACGTCGATGTGAGGCCCCTCAAACCTGGTGGCCCGTTCGCTCTTCCTGCCCACGAATCG CCGATCGATTTTCTGAAGAGATttagcgacgacggcgacggcaacgtgaAAATTCGTTTCGAAcacggaacgacgacgctcgcctTCAAATTCGAACACGGCGTcatcgttgccgtcgattcgagaGCGACGGCCGGATCGTGGATag CTTCGCAAACGGTGAAAAAGGTTATTGAGATCAATCCTTACCTGTTGGGAACGATGGCCGGAGGGGCGGCCGATTGCTCGTTCTGGGAGCGAGACTTGGCATACCGGTGCAG GTTGTATGAACTGCGCAACGGGGAGCGGATAtcagtggcggcggcgtcaaaAGTCCTATTGAATACCTTGAACTATTTCAGGGGTATGGGCTTGTCTGTGGGCACGATGATATGCGGTTGGGACAAGAAG GGACCCGGGCTCTATTACGTCGATAGCGGTGGCCAGCGACTCACTCACCACGTGTTTTCCGTCGGATCAGGGTCGACGTACGCGTACGGGATTATTGATAGCACGTACCGATGGGACATGTCCGTCGAGGAGGCGTACGACTTGGGCAAGCGTGCCATCTATCACGCGACGCATAGGGATGCGTACAGCGGCGGCGTGGTCAACT tGTACCATGTAAAGGAGACGGGATGGATAAAGGTGTCGCAGACTGACGTCGCCGTGTTGCACTATCAGTACGCAGAggaaaagatgaagaagTGA
- the LOC136184619 gene encoding phosphatidylinositol-3-phosphatase SAC1-like → MFKSRRTRAMAVHERLRLYTTHDAFAIAGDQEKEMLEIDRSTDEIRLIRNTTSAPPTASIQQIFGVVGIIRLIAGRYLIVITKRQQVGQIDGHPIWKITETDVISFSRSSRHLTEIQTKNNAAYLNMVKSVLSTESFYFCTAYDLSHTLQRIRNAGSEFKDVSLFERAASHFVWNRYLLQEISSQRELSRFALPILHGFISFRECVINEKKFQFLLISRRSSLRAGVRYYRRGIDVDGHAANTVETEQIVFYNGAKASFVQVRGSIPLVWSQKPNLSYKPKPLIADDVDQTKSFQKHIEMQHSFYGRLVAIDLINQKGSEQPLGNRFSREAEKLSDDSVLKYHAFDFHHQCKNMRWDKLSILLNDLKNERERMKHFLVDPRGDSGVDEVQQEGIFRTNCLDCLDRTNVVQGLLARTCLQQQLETFGILAVGEPLESHKDFDFTFKNIWADNGDSIAMQYTGTGALKSDFTRTGKRSIAGALQDGYKSSVRYLFNNFRDGFRQDSMDLFLGNYTVDVLEGNQRRLTKRQGWHLAVLPTIFLFVLSMLIISLIIPTTEWMWQLIYILFWGVLIMITARLAAIYGYDLVDSPRLTIDGKAFAL, encoded by the exons ATGTTCAAGTCCCGGAGAACTAGAGCAATGGCCGTCCACGAACGCCTTCGCCT ATACACGACGCACGACGCATTCGCCATTGCAGGAGATCAGGAGAAGGAGATGCTCGAGATCGATCGATCAACGGACGAAATTCGGCTCATAA GAAATACGACGTCCGCACCGCCCACGGCGAGCATCCAGCAGATCTTCGGTGTCGTGGGCATCATTCGACTCATAGCAG GTCGCTATCTGATTGTCATTACAAAGCGACAGCAGGTCGGACAGATCGACGGTCATCCCATATGGAAGATAACCGAAACGGAcgttatttctttttctcgatcgtcgaggCACTTGACTGAAATTCAA ACGAAAAATAATGCCGCCTATTTGAATATGGTGAAGTCGGTTCTTTCCACGGAGAGTTTCTATTTTTGCACGGCGTACGACTTGAGTCACACGCTCCAGCGAATTCGTAATGCCGGCTCAGAATTCAAAGACGTTTCTCTATTTGAAAGG GCGGCGAGTCACTTCGTTTGGAATAGATATTTGCTACAGGAGATATCGTCTCAGCGCGAA ctCTCTCGTTTTGCCTTGCCCATTTTACATGGCT TCATATCCTTTCGAGAATGTGTCATCAATGAGAAGAAATTCCAGTTTCTTCTTATTTCGAGGAGAAGTTCATTGAGAGCGG GGGTACGATACTATCGACGAGGAATTGACGTTGATGGTCACGCGGCGAACACCGTAGAAACGGAGCAAATTGTTTTCTACAACGGAGCTAAAGCTTCTTTTGTTCAA GTTCGGGGTTCTATTCCTCTTGTCTGGAGCCAGAAACCGAATTTATCATACAAACCCAAGCCCTTGATAGCCGATGACGTGGATCAGACGAAATCGTTCCAGAAGCACATTGAAATGCAGCATTCCTTTTATGGTCGACTAGTAGCAATCGATCTG ATTAATCAAAAGGGGTCTGAACAACCCCTTGGAAATCGGTTTTCGCGCGAGGCAGAGAAATTAAGTGATGATTCCGTTTTGAA ATATCACGCGTTTGATTTTCATCATCAGTGCAAAAATATGCGCTGGGACAAGCTGTCTATTCTGCTGAATGATCtgaaaaacgagagagagcGAATGAA GCATTTTCTAGTAGATCCGAGAGGAGACTCTGGAGTCGATGAAGTGCAACAGGAGGGAATTTTCAGAACAAATTGCCTCGACTGTTTAGATCG CACGAACGTCGTTCAAGGATTGCTAGCTAGAACGTGCCTACAACAGCAGCTCGAG ACGTTTGGAATTTTAGCTGTCGGGGAACCGTTGGAAAGCCACAAAGATTTTGATTTTACCTTCAAGAATA tctGGGCTGACAATGGGGACTCTATAGCTATGCAGTACACTGGAACTGGAGCATTGAAATCAGACTTCACCAG AACCGGAAAGAGATCAATAGCTGGAGCTTTGCAGGACGGCTACAAGTCAAGCGTTCGCTATCTGTTCAACAATTTTCGGGACGGATTCAGACAg GATTCAATGGACTTATTTCTTGGCAACTACACTGTCGATGTCCTAGAAGGAAATCAACGTCGTCTGACCAAGCGACAAGGCTGGCATTTAGCAGTG CTGCCGACgatctttcttttcgttctttcCATGCTCATCATCAGTCTCATTATACCGACAA CTGAGTGGATGTGGCAACTCATCTACATACTATTCTGGGGCGTACTGATCATGATAACGGCTCGACTTGCTGCTATCTATGGCTACGATCTCGTCGACTCTCCTCGGCTCACAATCGACGGAAAGGCCTTCGCCTTATGA
- the LOC136184627 gene encoding uncharacterized protein codes for MERGSDQVQRLEKELASLLDQTVGSDHVEITRDPTSLYRYLRARDWDVKAALDMIQDSILWRQRERPDQWTCKWCREKTGYHAMRQVGHDALGRAVFYSSFIQMTLTASSACAEDSVAHVVYLLEQAIRSMATIPNGSDSCVWVMDCTGMFLAACSPRVAYRVNQILSHHYPERLARILCVNSGYMMRGAFAAIKHFLAPRTAAKMRFMPVPITRESLLDEHMGDEMTEWLMEEIRLNAQRTIGDSQLRFWERPAATESVHDPRGSDGYVKQFIATYRGSLKGGDPKGVHHPHPNIIEAVTACK; via the exons ATGGAAAGAGGATCCGACCAGGTGCAGCGactagaaaaagaactgGCGAGCCTTCTAGATCAGACAGTAGGTTCTGATCATGTCGAGATAACGCGAGATCCCACGAG TTTGTACCGCTACCTGCGTGCACGTGACTGGGATGTGAAGGCCGCACTTGATATGATTCAAGATAGCATCCTGTGGCGACAGAGGGAAAGGCCCGACCAGTGGACCTGCAAATGGTGCAGAGAGAAGACCGGATATCATGCAATG CGTCAGGTCGGTCACGACGCCCTCGGCCGCGCCGTCTTCTACTCCTCCTTCATTCAAATGACGCTAACGGCGAGCTCGGCGTGCGCCGAGGACTCCGTTGCACACGTCGTCTATCTCCTCGAACAAGCCATTCGATCGATGGCAACCATTCCGAACGGATCCGACTCGTGCGTCTGGGTGATGGATTGCACGGGCATGTTTCTCGCCGCCTGCAGTCCGCGCGTCGCCTATCGCGTCAACCAGATCCTCTCTCACCACTACCCTGAACGACTGGCGCGCATACTCTGCGTCAACTCGGGATACATGATGCGCGGCGCGTTTGCCGCCATCAAGCATTTTCTCGCGCCGCGAACCGCCGCGAAAATGCGTTTTATGCCCGTGCCCATCACCAGGGAGTCGCTTCTAGACGAACACATGGGCGACGAGATGACCGAGTGGCTAATGGAGGAGATTCGTCTTAATGCCCAGCGGACGATCGGCGACTCGCAGCTGCGATTCTGGGAAAGACCGGCGGCAACGGAAAGCGTTCACGATCCTCGCGGCTCTGACGGCTACGTCAAACAATTCATTGCGACGTATCGTGGTTCCCTAAAAGGCGGGGATCCGAAAGGGGTGCACCATCCCCATCCGAATATCATCGAAGCCGTCACAGCTTGCAAGTAG
- the LOC136184618 gene encoding KAT8 regulatory NSL complex subunit 3-like, with translation MSLSSYFLSEYQMDAVLSEHSYSKSWSCHPEASRARPKRTLFAERRRKRLAPSNDDESEKDGSEGEIDVVEAIDEPPAGATSRRPAFDEHKMRSLMYECETYSDVVRPNVVAADKWEEQMKKDDWTPRQHALFRKAVEVLEGDQLARLAYENHIDEAVMRRLHTNKSAVKFRKILADISWDMPLCQWLHGTFSNGLSTPLLATYLDILQAIRTKAPSLVDKMVSSVASNPTAGLALSLLLKRPWDPAIALLAGGRQRKLPGSPFVVVVPSVPPSLTLSSTKRSKAWHSHLSTLGKVIPVTIFGDLYHAGANIRIDECVEKLVGATQRKVRELQGHFNSRPVVLIGWDTGALIACKVASKEDVNAVICLGYPFEGISLATKETCWNSLMMVTSPVQFILGSESKCCNISRLDYFRDKMQADTSMTVVEGADDYLRMSWERKKSEAVTQSMIDKCLQEEISEFLCQTLTSAPYRDAIDVESSDDQRRLTRRRRGRPPSNSTKYGSKATATPWVQPKSSSTESAKKSKPDPTAARVGTSSSMVAPLKQILSSGGLGASATKATATATTVATTASSPSSSSSSSRPATVTAHISAKPPLSTGGVQQPSPSPPSSLPSSQQQQQQQTKPAATLFRYTPSSGQSSASTFPLTKQHLDFSPQVFVRPLGSAAAATAKPRVGNEHAYHFHKVNPDAMQGNREAKVKKTDQEKGEKKTESQDTVERESSEEK, from the exons ATGTCGTTGAGCTCGTATTTCCTCAGCGAATACCAAATGGACGCCGTTCTGAGCGAGCACTCGTACTCGAAGTCGTGGTCCTGTCATCCGGAAGCGAGTCGCGCGCGTCCGAAGCGCACGCTCTTCGCCGAAAGGCGTCGAAAGCGCCTCGCtccgtcgaacgacgacgaaagcgaaaaggaCGGCAGCGAgggcgaaatcgacgtcgtggaGGCAATCGACGAACCGCCGGCGGGAGCGACGTCCCGACGTCCAGCGTTCGACGAGCACAAAATGCGAAGTCTCATGTACGAGTGCGAAACGTatagcgacgtcgtgcgaccgaacgtcgtcgctgccgaCAAATGGGAAGAGCAGATGAAGAA AGATGATTGGACGCCGAGACAACACGCTCTGTTTCGGAAAGCGGTCGAAGTCTTGGAAGGCGACCAATTAGCGAGACTCGCCTATGAGAAT cacATAGACGAAGCTGTCATGAGACGCTTGCACACGAACAAGTCGGCAGTCaaatttcgaaaaatttTGGCTGATATTTCGTGG GACATGCCTCTTTGTCAGTGGCTGCATGGCACGTTTTCCAACGGTCTGAGTACGCCCCTACTTGCCACGTACCTCGACATCCTTCAAGCCATCAGAACGAAA GCTCCCAGTCTCGTCGATAAGATGGTCTCTTCTGTTGCATCGAATCCAACTGCCGGCTTAGCGCTGAGTCTCCTGTTGAAAAGACCTTGGGATCCGGCGATAGCTCTATTAGCGGGCGGGAGACAG agaaagTTGCCGGGTTctccattcgtcgtcgtcgttccttcCGTTCCTCCAAGTCTtacgttgtcgtcgacgaaacgttcaAAAGCGTGGCACTCGCATCTCTCTACTCTGG GAAAAGTCATTCCTGTTACCATATTCGGAGACTTGTATCACGCTGGGGCCAATATTCGAATAGACGAATGCGTTGAGAAATTGGTAGGAGCTACGCAGCGGAAGGTTCGAGAG TTGCAAGGACACTTTAATTCGAGGCCCGTGGTGCTTATTGGTTGGGACACGGGTGCTCTCATTGCGTGCAAA GTTGCGTCGAAAGAGGACGTAAATGCTGTCATATGTTTGGGCTATCCTTTTGAGGGAATTTCGCTAGCAACGAAAGAA acgTGCTGGAATTCTTTGATGATGGTGACGTCTCCCGTTCAGTTTATTTTGGGATCCGAGTCGAAGTGTTGCAATATATCTCGTCTCGAc TACTTTCGCGACAAGATGCAGGCCGACACGAGCATGACCGTCGTTGAAGGAGCCGATGATTAC TTGCGCATGTCGTGGGAAAGGAAAAAGTCGGAAGCGGTCACTCAGAGCATGATAGACAAGTGCCTACAG GAAGAAATCAGCGAGTTCCTTTGTCAAACGTTGACCTCTGCCCCCTATCGAGACGCCATCGACGTGGAGTCGAGCGACGACCAGCGTCGTttgactcgtcgtcgtcgcggtcgaccgccgtcgaattcgacgaaatacggttcgaaggcgacggcgacgccgtggGTGCAACCCAAAtcatcgtcgacggaatCGGCAAAGAAATCCAAACCGGATCCAACTGCTGCGAGAGTgggcacgtcgtcgtcgatggtAGCACCCCTGAAGCAGATACTTTCTTCTGGAGGGCTTGGTGCGAGTGCGACCAAAGCGACGGCAACAGCGACGACTGTAGCGACGACCgcgtcatcgccgtcgtcgtcgtcgtcgtcgtctcgtccaGCGACTGTTACGGCTCACATCTCAGCTAAACCGCCGTTGTCAACTGGCGGCGTTCAGCagccttcgccgtcgccgccgtcgtcacttccttcgtcgcaacagcagcagcagcaacagacgaagccggcggcgacgttgtTTCGATATACGCCTTCTTCGGGGCAGTCGTCGGCTTCGACTTTTCCTCTGACGAAGCAGCATCTGGACTTTTCTCCGCAGGTCTTTGTTCGGCCTTTGGGAAgcgcggcagcggcgacggccaAACCTCGCGTTGGCAATGAGCATGCCTATCATTTTCACAAAGTCAATCCGGACGCAATGCAAGGGAACAGGGAAGCCAAAGTGAAGAAAACAGATCAGGAGAAgggcgagaagaagacggaaTCTCAAGATACAGTAGAGAGGGAAAGTAGTGAGGAAAAGTAA
- the LOC136184621 gene encoding uncharacterized protein translates to MAFLSISICLIVICAFDVSASSCRLSPCCSDGYDANCRADGPNGETCYCDGECRQWGDCCNDRDDVCVASTSTPPPVCQYTEWGAWSRCSRTCGTGGYRHQTRSLRPQGCDSSTLGTIVLRESQRCNSGPCPVDCVESEWGTWSACSQTCGPSQRSRQRTIVVRPANSGRPCGPLAQSSPCQRAPCPTDASGQCRDAADSIVYDECGRRCVCEGGELVRCCRVRKDITSMSRSERLRYIRAYKTAETTYENQFRALLNLHRTSFFNGIHDRHLLLPWHRAYVLELENLLRRVDCRVTQPFWDWSRYADDPWNAPVWQDDPSWLGSNGDGRNGWAVGDGPFNCAPSGDCITVRRRFRSSRTLPNSEAVERVLALRADDIDEWQWQMEGTLHNQFHCAVGGTMCTTDSADAPEFYLHHGYIDKLWNAWQRRSADRYDQFRTGFNTGEVLEGLGTTILSVLNVSRLPNDVCIVYDEPPQVARPRGGFRSATACQPPLDETFSLFRLDETAREKIIEANKRLCRS, encoded by the exons ATGGCTTTTCTTTCCATTAGCATCTGTCTGATCGTTATCTGTGCGTTTGACGTGAGCGCTTCTTCGTGTCGACTGTCTCCGTGCTGTAGCGACGGCTATGATGCCAACTGTCGCGCTGATGGACCGAACGGGGAGACCTGCTACTGCGACGGCGAGTGCCGACAGTGGGGCGACTGCTGCaacgatcgcgacgacgtatGCGTTGCCAGTACCTCGACGCCGCCTCCTGTCTGCCAATACACGGAGTGGGGCGCGTGGTCGAGATGCAGTCGAACGTGCGGCACCGGCGGTTATCGTCATCAGACGAGATCACTTCGTCCCCAGGGTTGCGACTCGTCGACACTGGGAACGATCGTGCTACGGGAGTCGCAACGATGCAACAGTGGGCCTTGTCCAG TCGATTGCGTCGAAAGTGAATGGGGTACGTGGTCAGCCTGTTCTCAAACTTGCGGCCCGTCTCAACGATCCCGACAACGAACTATCGTCGTGAGACCGGCCAATTCCGGTCGTCCCTGCGGTCCCCTCGCCCAAAGCTCACCTTGCCAACGAGCTCCGTGTCCGACAG ACGCCAGTGGACAATGTCGAGACGCCGCCGACTCCATCGTCTATGACGAGTGCGGTCGAAGATGCGTTTGCGAAGGAGGCGAGTTGGTGCGATGCTGTCGCGTGCGAAAGGACATAACGTCGATGAGCCGAAGCGAGCGTCTGCGCTACATTCGAGCCTATAAGACAGCAGAAACGACGTACGAGAACCAATTTCGCGCCCTACTCAATCTTCATCGTACCAGTTTTTTCAACGGTATACACGACCGTCATCTCCTTCTTCCGTGGCACCGAGCCTACGTTCTCGAGCTCGAGAATCTCCTTCGCCGAGTCGACTGTCGCGTCACGCAGCCGTTCTGGGATTGGAGTCGCTACGCCGACGATCCGTGGAACGCGCCCGTATGGCAAGACGATCCCAGCTGGCTGGGAtcgaacggcgacgggcgaAACGGTTGGGCGGTCGGCGACGGGCCGTTCAATTGCGCGCCTAGTGGCGACTGCATCACGgtgcgacgtcgctttcgttcgtCTCGGACGCTGCCCAATTCGGAGGCCGTCGAACGCGTGCTCGCGTTGCGCGCCGACGATATCGACGAGTGGCAATGGCAAATGGAAGGAACGCTGCACAATCAGTTCCACTGCGCCGTCGGCGGCACCATGTGCACGACGGATTCGGCGGACGCGCCGGAATTCTATCTCCATCACGGCTACATCGACAAATTGTGGAACGCGTGGCAGAGACGAAGTGCCGATCGCTACGATCAATTTCGAACGGGATTCAATACGGGCGAAGTATTGGAAGGTTTGGGAACGACTATTCTAAGCGTTCTGAATGTGAGCCGCTTACCGAACGACGTGTGCATCGTCTACGACGAACCGCCGCAAGTCGCGCGACCGCGCGGAGGATTtcgatcggcgacggcgtgccAGCCTCCCCTCGACGAGACTTTCTCGCTGtttcgtctcgacgaaacggcaAGAGAGAAGATTATTGAAGCAAATAAAAGACTCTGTCGATCATGA
- the LOC136184630 gene encoding large ribosomal subunit protein mL52-like: MAHVLPRASIFRRFGTFPVALAGQKWRIEKGMARSGNEYGPLTDLPDWSYADGRPAPESKAKVIRKRRQEHLAERIKTLLDDEQQAV, translated from the exons ATGGCACACGTCCTACCACgtgcgtcgatttttcgtcgttttgggACGTTTCCTGTCGCTTTAGCGGGCCAAAAATGGCGAATCGA GAAAGGAATGGCGAGAAGTGGAAACGAGTACGGTCCACTTACTGATTTGCCCGATTGGTCGTACGCAG ATGGTCGACCCGCTCCCGAATCAAAAGCAAAAGTGAtaagaaaacgtcgtcaagaACACCTCGCG GAAAGAATAAAGACGCTCTTGGACGACGAGCAACAGGCAGTCTGA
- the LOC136184624 gene encoding tyrosine--tRNA ligase, mitochondrial-like encodes MSSRFFTAIAALERRGLLYGLTGQKEGQTSAARPSIDENAAVYAGFDPTANSLQVGNLVTIVGLLQFREMGFRTISVVGEATGLVGDPSGRTKERAQLERNVIERNADCIEKSISTIFDNHSAMTRHKQMHPPKILRNSSWYRNQNVISFITTVGSRFRLQQMLNRDSVQQRLSSGAGMSFTEFAYQIFQAYDFLHLYQSENCLVQIGGSDQWGNITAGCELIRRAVGKQAYGVTLPLLVTSSGEKFGKSAGNAVWLSAEKTSCFDFYQYFLRTSDQDVKRLLSFLTLLPHVEIEETMKKHSEEPEKRLAQRRLATEVTCLVHGHEAVCKAEEFTSVLFHSKVKDASHLKENLRYIKSVDVPRDKVKVGLTLSDAVLEVKAVESKREAKRLIRANGVYVNDVRLANPNELISERYVTQDGVTLLRTGKTNYFLINWI; translated from the exons ATGTCTTCACGCTTCTTTACGGCGATCGCCGCTCTTGAGCGGCGAGGTCTTCTCTATGGACTGACAGG ACAGAAGGAAGGCCAAACGAGTGCTGCGCGtccttcgatcgacgaaaacgcggcCGTTTACGCAGGTTTTGATCCAACAGCGAATAGCTTACAAGTTGGAAATCTTGTCACTATCGTTGGTTTACTCCAATTTCGAGAGATGGGCTTCAGAACGATTTCAGTG GTAGGGGAAGCGACTGGACTCGTTGGAGATCCCAGTGGGAGAACGAAAGAACGAGCGCAGCTCGAGCGGAACGTCATCGAACGTAACGCCGACTGCATCGAGAAAAGTATTTCGACAATTTTCGACAATCATTCTGCAATGACTCGTCACAAGCAAATGCATCCTCCCAA GATTTTGAGAAACAGCAGCTGGTATCGAAATCAGAACGTTATTAGTTTCATAACAACCGTTGgctctcgttttcgactTCAGCAGATGCTGAACAGGGATAG TGTGCAGCAACGGCTTTCGAGTGGCGCAGGAATGAGTTTTACTGAATTCGCATACCAAATCTTTCAGGCTTACGATTTCCTTCACTTGTATCAATCTGAAAACTGTTTAGTTCAG aTTGGGGGTAGTGATCAGTGGGGCAACATAACAGCCGGCTGCGAGTTGATACGACGAGCAGTTGGCAAGCAAGCATACG GAGTCACATTGCCCTTGCTGGTAACGTCCAGTGGGGAAAAGTTTGGAAAGAGTGCTGGTAATGCCGTTTGGCTGTCGGCGGAGAAGACCTCttgctttgatttttacCAG TACTTTCTAAGGACTTCGGATCAAGATGTCAAACGGTTGTTGAGTTTTCTCACTCTTCTTCCGCACGTCGAGATTGAAGAAACGATGAAGAAGCACTCG GAAGAGCCGGAGAAAAGGCTGGCCCAGAGGCGATTAGCTACCGAAGTGACGTGTCTTGTTCACGGAC ATGAAGCAGTTTGCAAAGCCGAAGAATTTACGAGCGTCTTATTCCACTCAAAAGTCAAAG ACGCTTCTCATCTAAAAGAGAACCTTCGTTATATAAAATCCGTCGACGTGCCTCGCGATAAGGTAAAAGTCGGATTGACTTTGTCGGACGCCGTGTTGGAAGTAAAAGCGGTCGAGAGCAAGA GAGAAGCGAAGAGGCTTATTAGAGCGAACGGCGTCTACGTTAACGACGTCCGGCTGGCCAATCCTAATGAACTCATATCGGAGCGCTACGTCACGCAAGACGGGGTTACTTTACTTAGAACTG GCAAaacgaattattttcttatcAACTGGATCTAG